Below is a genomic region from Argopecten irradians isolate NY chromosome 14, Ai_NY, whole genome shotgun sequence.
AATTTTCCGCTTATTACCATTACCTTGGAGACGACTTGTTATAGGTCCAATTATTAATACCAATAATATCCCGACCGGTAACAGCCATTTATAGGACAACGAATACAGAATGTCTAGGCCTTGTCTGTTAATACCAGggaaaagaagaaaataatgcataaaaatacaatacttaAACCAAGTATAAGCTACAACATCGGTATAACGACAACATACTGTACCTATAAAGACCATTATCTTGGTGCCTTGAATGGGCGATGTTAAAACAATTGTACATATGGAGAACAATTGCCGTGCAttccatttgcggattcgtaACAGTTGCACTAAAGTGATACGGCACCGCCAAATGGAACGCGTTTGGGtttttccatgatggcggcacccCTGTGTAAGATACGCTTCGAATATAAAAGCTAAGTATTTTCGGTGTTAACAATTAGATTGATATAAAAAGCATACCTAAATAGTTTCAGCACACATTGAAATAAACGATCCATGTAATTTTATCGGACATAAATACGCTTTGcattgttttcaacaaagaaaatatttaggTGACAAATGAAGAGTCTcgggtccgccatcttggatacaatcctttgttttctttaaatttggaattaattacaaaagaaaattatgctgcatattgatttttattgatTCTACTTACGGTTCTGAAATAAAGGTAGATGCTTGTGTTGTCGATATAATACTATTCCCAACGATATCTGAAACGTTTTGGCCATAAGAAGAGATTACAGAAGACTCGTTGAACAAGTTTTGACCAAAGTAAGATTTTAAACCTGACTCGTTGAACATCCGACAGTTTTCTGTTGAAGCCGGATCTAATTTTACATTTACTCGTGTTCCTGATGACGTTATCTTTCCCACTGCTATCCATCCGATAAATAGGAAGGACACAGTTCCGCCGATTATAGCCCCCTTTTAATCGAAATATAGATTTATGATTAAGTGACGAAGAAATATAtgcaataaaatgaaaagaaatatgtGAAACTTGCTGGAAATAATATTACCCGACAAACAGTAAATATAAGTGCTAAACAGAATACTTACATATCCGTAGATGTTTGGATTATTTTCACGAATTTGAAATAACATCGAGAACGTAATCTCCAATCTAAGGTTTCAAAGCATTTAGAGAATCATTGACGCTATGGAATGGAAATAGTTGATTCTGATTTTGGTGAAGCTTTTGTAATATTACCGTCATATTGAAGAAAAACGTGATATTATAAGAaatcaataattatatacaatgaaGATATTACCATTATGTGGATTAGATTAGAATAAATATACTACTAATATACTTATATAGgtaagtacagtgtattttGAGTGGTGGCATTATCATCACATGTATGAAGTAATGCAAGTAACCTccataattatacaaaaatacTACACATAcagattatattatattttcattttacatgaCTATACATTTAACATGTAACGTTAAGTATATGTAGATTACATCAATTTTAAAGGGAGGTTATGgatgtattcaaaataaataacactTACCAAAGCGTTCGATGACGGCACTAACCAGCCCATTATCATTATTCCAGTTGACGAACCCTTCGTACATGCAGCGGTCACATCGAGTatcttttgatataaaatttattaaattatcatttagGAACATCTTGaatatattatgttatacagatataacaaaataatcTGAGTGTACTACGCTGCCGCATTAATCAGTCAAACGCGACGTTTAAAAAGGCAACGTCATTTTTTCATTATGGCTTAACGTGAAAAATGATGTCGTCGTTTGTAACGCCGCCTCTGGTTGGCTAATACTAtagcgtaatgatttcatagatacaattttctttatttgatttgattaaatacaaaaatcaacGTAATCAATGCGGTTTATGATAAGAGAACACTGAATAcatgaaaattaactttatacgtccataatataaaacagtttttttttattcaaattaatcttttatcagcatataaataaaatgtcttatCATAATATACCACATACGCTGTAAACGGACATGTTTTCTCGGATGTCATCGATGATATCACATAGACTAAATGTGACgccatatttatattatatgtcaGGTCGCAGTGAAGAACAGCAGTTTATAGTGAGAGCGTTATGAACATTGGCTTGGATAGTTTATGATGCTATGaacatgttaatatatatatatatatatataaaacatttcaatttaatatattttgttttcctttttggTGTTTGACATTTTTAATATTCACCAGAAGTAAATGTATATGTTTCAACTTCTGGTATTTATATAAGCTTTCCCAAACTATTCTGTATTTttctttgtatataatatatgaatttGATACTGTTTAAGCTAACTATGTTCACACAATGTTTGTCATGGCATAAATAATTTCCGTAAAATTGCCTTAGAAATTTGATGTACAATTGTGGAGCTGTGTTGTCTTATTTTCCATATACGACGTTAATTATGTATTCCTACTTTTCCTATTTCGCCCTcctttaatttatatttagcAAATTTATCCATATTGTGGTATATAATTGTATGATACAATCGGTTTATAGTAAATAAATATCGACATACCTGTGATATAGGTCCTTTCATTCCTGATATTACAAAAGCAGCCAAGACACCAAGTCCCCCAAAAAGGAAAACTGAGgtaacaaaatatatgtataatttgatCGATAATCATTTAATTCGACTGGAATGTCTGGAAgaattatattttgtgataatGAAATCTAAACATATGTACAGAGTTTAATATCAGGATTCATTTAACATCTATGTGAAAATCCGCTGTGACTGAGTATTTAAATAAAGTGACAAAGAAGGTTTAGATTAAAGTTTAACATTGTGCGTTCAAGTTCTTCCaaattaaaataacagtttatgagttaatttcaaaaatatattgcgATATTTCGTTATtagttttgtaattataagtttTCTTACAGAAATCATCCATGATGCAGAAAACAGcatattctttattttaaaaaaaatacgaatTACAAATCAGCCAATTTTTACGGCGATCTTACTACACGATTTTTACAGTTGAGTATATCTGTAGATAAAACACTTTCGAAACGCTTTACTTTAGCGAATATGAATTTAAAActttattacatttgtaatatCGTTAAAAATATCCAAAACTTTTTACGACAAACTCACCGGAAAACCGGGCAATGCGTATTGAGGTTTTTTCTGACATTGGCTTAGCATACGGTTTGACAATATCCTCCAAAAACATGGCCGAACTTGCACTCAGTAGGGACGACATCGTACTAAGATTAAACAGAACGGGACATTTGTAAACACTACCTAcagtaaaaacattttaattattaaacGTTTGTGAAGAATCCGTGTGATTTAAATAGAACAATGAAATTCTTTCTGTCGaatacttgatttttttttagttttattaatttaacctcctattaacagccagggtgatgtaaggacgtgccaggtttgttggtgtaggaaagccggagtaccaggtgaaaaaccaccgaccagcggtcagtgcCAGGCAAATACCCCACACGGGATGCGAACTCGCGACCccgaggtggagggcttgtggtaatatatcgagACATTTAAATCACTTGGCAACCACTGAATGcgtattatcaaaaacaattaaaaataagtaaatatataaaaattagataaaaacattttttatacacaaaaaaatacaaatggAGCTGGTAGagcttattatatattatatattgatgATGCAACAGGAATGTAAATATCTAACACCCATCATTGCAATTTATGCCAAATAAATGCAAACTAATATACgtaaaataaagaatttgattaagatcaaatattattttgtatttgattattttggtTTCAGTCACATATTACACCTTAAGGTGACGTTTTACCTCAGTGAAGCACTAAAGAGTGCGGCCAGGAATAGTCCAGGGAGGCAAGGAGTATCGTGAAATATGTCTCTGATCCACCATGCCATCAACTGGTAATTACAAGAACGCGTTTGATAATTAGTTATGAAAATTGATTAACTATTtcccagaaacatatatacatagagattagAAACTCCTTCTTCGactatgttgacaggcagagggacctccagtttataggcattttcctttggctaactacttttaagtatattcttttaatattttgatattttttcatcaacacaaagtttaaaacattaaatcatggtttgatgtgatcagttttgcCAATTGATGTTAtctaatatgatttttgaaagtatgaaaatgagcaattttacctggtttttcgaaaatcgggcattcaaaaccggaagtgcattttgttttattaatatataagttaaaatattatttttcttatcaaaatcgtactcaaaccatctgaaaattacttaacttttataacttatcaaagttattctgctgcatttaactatttaagagtttatctaaaagcccctggggacatacagaggtacatctgcctatcataaaaatggcgaagttgccaatctctatgtatatatgtttctgctattTCCACAATCAATGAAAGTAatactatttttatatatgcaatgatatgaattaaatttaattGTGCAGCGGTGTTGCTTTGAAACTGTTAACTTGCGACCAATCTTTTGTCTACCGTTCTAAGATCAACACATTGACGTTttgtaagtaatatatatatcctgTAATTtgagggagtgggaaaagtatATTTATTTGGCAAATGTTTTAATGTGAAAATCTCTTCATTTGGTAATACTGTGTATGATACTACTCACGTCAATGACACGATCTCAATTGAGTGTACAGTTTTTGTTGAGCTGAGTTATTTGTACTGCGCATGCGCTTGCTTTCGGTCTTGATATGTCAAGAGTGTCCTATTTATACCCTGCTTTACCAACACTGATAATTTAGTGTCAACTTCCTTAGAAAAGATGGTCGATTCATCAGCAaactatttaaaatacatttttgcattttaacttgcattgtaaGCGTTTAGCATTGCACATACTCATTTATCTACATTATAAAAATGCAGACAGACAAGTGGAATACCAGTTTATCTATTCATATATTTTCTCAATGTTtcattttagataaatcatATAATTCTACTAAATAATAAATTTGTGCTGAAATCCGGAATTCATCCCCTTCAATATGTCACAGTTTCTACATTTCGTGCGGAATTTTccaaacatacacatacctGATTTGGGTTTCTAACTTGTTTGGCTAAAAGGGGGTCACATCCTATCGTATCATAGTATGCGAACATAATCCCACCTGACACAACAGCTAATGCTCCCATTACCAGGAACAGCACGGACGCAGTCAAGAACATTctgaaattaaatcaaatataaatttcTATTTCAGCCATACGTTGATATTAACACTAACATGCATGGTCATGCACATGTTCTTTCCTTGCTTTTTGTGTATAGTGTTTTCCTGAAAAGCAAGATAGGTACACTAAGTGCAAAATACCATTGCGCATCACAACcaaatattacagaaaaaaaaatgtttatactacggtggctgatttatgccatttcgtcttttcgtcttttcgccccgaaaagacgaaaattaaccaattaaaatttcgtcttttcgaatgttttcaaaatgacttccacaccggatcggaagacgaaaagacgaaaattaagttttgttaattttcgtcttttcggggcgaaaagacgaaatggcacaaatcagccaccgtattatacatacatacacatgtgcGACGATTTAGTTCTTATTAAGGGTTGAACTCAATGTAGACCTATCACGGGTTCTTTTCCATCTCCTGTGAACAAGGGATCACTTTGGGAGAGTTTAAGCATAAAGTGAAGGTAATCATATTTTCTGTCCAAGGTATCAAATTGTGTTAAAACCAATACTTCGGAAACTAACTTATCTTACaacaataacatgtaatatgtatCATTACCTGCCTTGCCATCTTACAATTGATTTCTAATTTATAATTACACATAGaactattgaaaatatttttgctgTGGCGGATCCATggaatgtttatttgtttgtttttgtttttaagtggGGGCATGGGGTAGGGCTTCATAAAACTCCTGTTTCTACTATTCTTTTCGTAATTTTCTAGTACACATTCCTGACAGCCCAAACCCCTAGATATATATCTAGATTAGCCACTGTTAATGTTGTAACAAGACCAAATCGTCAGTGTTTACGTATTACCCGATCGTGTACCATTTACATTACCGTTTAGCTACTGCCAGGGACTGTGAGGCCTTGATTCGTTGGAACGTAGCTTGGCTAAACTGTAGTCTGAAACCGGCGATGGCACTTCCGATAAAAAGACTCCAAAATGATTGACGTAGTGTCGGGTCAGGATCGAAactgaaattataaaatatattcctGTAGTAAGCTATTAAACAAGTGTCATAAATACCTCAGGGGACCCACAAGAGCCCCTTATCTGAAATATTTAAGAAACCTATTGTTGCCCTCAGCAACCAGCTTTATCATATTGAATCACCTAGTCCCTTCTACTTTCACCTACAAATGTAGATTATTGGATATATGGAACATATAATACTTAATCTTATGTATTGGATCTTGTCTCTTCTGTATTTTTGACGTATAAATAACTGTTATATTCATAACATCGTTCATTTGTTTATCCCAAAGGCTTGAAAAATCCAGATAATACTTACTTTAGCAAATTAAACCTTCCGCTTTCTGTTATCTTGGACCAGGTGTTTGCGACTCCACCAACTTCTATTGTACCCTATAAATTCATATGTTAAAAATTTTCTTGCTAgtaatatacaatattattatattgtcATGTTAgcaattaaaaaagaaagaaaattacatgtaatatcttATCCAGATTTCAAGATTATAGCACTAAGATGCTATTTCCGTTTTGCATTTAACATTACTCTATGTACCTTGATAACAATTGCGAAAAATCCCCCAAACATAAGGATGGCCTGGAACACGTCTGTCCATATCACAGCTGTGAAACCTCCCTGTAAATGTCATAAAGGTATACAAACGATCTCGAATACACGCGCCATCGAGGATAACAGGTTGAATAGTCCAAGCGTGCGAACATGACTTTGCATATTAGATTAGTCGGTCCATGAATGAAGGAAATGTCTTTACGTCATCAATTTGTTTGCACAAGGAACTACTTAACGCTCTCAAACATAAATGACATACACATAAGCAATGTATTATGTATCAAGCTACGATAGAAAACAGTGGTGCTATGATCTTGTCCGCGACAAATTGTCAATTTCATGAGTAATCGAGTTATTCCCAATAGAAATGTTCTGACTTTTTCCATAACGGTGTAGACACATAATTATACATCAAATGCGTTACTCACAATAATTGTATATAGTAGAACTATTCCCATCAGTGCGATGATAGAGATCTCCATAGAGATTTCAGCAACTGTAACAAACATTGGACATTCATGTCGTCAATCCCAAATTACTGCATCGCTTCACGGTTAACcgataatgaaataaaaatagaattatACTCGTCATTGTTTGTATGTTGAATGAAGCTTTCAATAAACTGTAAAATGCTTTAATTACTCGGTGCCTAAATTTCGCCTTTTCCATACTGGAACTTTTTGAGATAGCCCTAAAATTGGCAAAACCGATTTTTGGTATATATAGGTTCCCAATATGGTTAAATTTTCCGCTGAAATTTTGAAATCATGCTTAAAAATAAATCCCGAATACAGTGAATTGAACCCgtgcaaaataaaaacaaaattatagtGGCtactattgtttttatatattatctatatgAACAAATAAATTAGTGGCAAAAAGACTTTGTTGTGACGCCGCATTAGGATTATCGACATATAGTATTGCTTTGGAGAAAAAATATTTCCTGATATCTTGAAACATATTGTCTGACGTAGCTTCAGaggttttcaaaattgtttgcaaGGTTTTGTAACAACCCCGCTCACTTAACAAGGAAACATCTATAGAATTGTATTGTTCCTAAGAATCATATTTGGATTATCATGCAGTTTGCGAAAAAAACAACCGACTTgttcattttcaaataattcaGGTTAGTACTTTTACTCTTACTAGCaattatttgatatgaaattgaattaaaaaatcattataatataatatgtaattattttagcAGAATTAAATATCAATCGCACCCATACTTACTAACTTCCAGTGTGATAGCCGGAACAAATACTACATTTCCGAGAAAATTCACctaaaacacattattttttcacattaaaTTATCCgctcaaagtaaaattgctaaATGAATATGAGACACGTATGTTGGATATATTCTTACTACaaattgtaatgatttttttttttcattatttataatgaaaatatactCCGCAAAGTTTGCAACTCGGATAAGGCCAGCATTCGGGTCacaaattcactcagcaattttactttgacaagATGATTTTCATTGAAAAGTAACgcgttttgataaaaaaaaagaataaaagtcAGATTTATTGATCCGTTAGTCACTTTACAAAATGATTTCATGCCTAAATAACAGGATATGACATTTTAAAATAGtctttgaataaatatttcatgatatgAAGATATAACAAAAACTCAGAGCCTAATCTAAATAACCCGACAAGTAGTCAATGAACAGATTTATGGAAgttaaacatgatacatgtatataggatgTTGAATGTGTGATCAGTTCAGTGGTGATTTTATGAAGCGAGAGTAAgaagttatttatttttgcgGACCTTGGGATATTTCTATAACTATGAAAAGTGAGACATTGGAAACCTTTCGACCATTGAGAGTCTTATTATAATGACCAGAAAAATGTTGATTTCGGGGTGATAAAAAACACTTACCATACCCAACAGTGAGAGTACTGTAACAAACAATCGAATTCCACGGGAATTATACCGAAGTTCAAAGTACTGAAAtgacaaattgaaaaaatgtaaatatgttacaagtaatgtacataaataatAAAGGAAGCTATTCTTCTTGGACTTCTTATTGTTTCGCATCGCACAGCTCATGGCAGATTGTTGCATAGTCGGTAATTATTACCTATCCAGTAAATGTTTGATAGGGATTATTatttttaacgtcctattttaacagccagggtcatgtaaggacgtgccaggtttaaatttgttgttggaggaaagcctgagtacccggagaaaaaccaccgaccagcggtcagtacccgGCAGCTGCCCAACGAGGGATTCGAACTctcgacccagaggtggagggcatgtggttatatgtcgagacatcttaaccactaggccaccgCGGTCCCAGTAAAAAATTTTTAAAGAAAGGTAAAAAATGCTACATTTCAAATAATaaggaatattttatttttgtacctTAATTAAAAAAGCACATTTGTAGAAATAAGCACTTAAGGTAGAAATAGGCGAATTAGAAAAAGTAGAAGTATGTGAAGCAAATAGTACGTCATGTTTTCAATTAATGATTTGGTTTGAATTATGTGTGGGCGTATCAAGACTACGAACATGTGATGTCAACAAGCTTGTAATTCAATACTGTATCGTATAATGTGTACATTTCTACTTTCCATGACTTTACTCTTAATCTTCCGTACGTTGTCGTCACATTCGTGTTACGTACATGTATCTCTCATTAACATATTATATAAGATCATATCTAATCATTATTATCTTATAGCATATTgttaatatgtacatatttatgaatTTATCAATCGAAACTCAGACTCAAAAATGCCAACTAATACTTCCAATTTCTTTATGGAGATCTATTGGACGTGGATAAGTTAGCTTTCGAACAAACGACcaatattttttaagtttataGAA
It encodes:
- the LOC138307109 gene encoding sodium-dependent multivitamin transporter-like — encoded protein: MAFLKWEDYIIFLVTLAFSLGIGLFYSCRGRKQKTTRQFILGDGRMSTLPVALSLLVTYESGIIMLGVPAEVYMYGMQWYMSLLGLFVAHLLTYYLILPSQWRLNITSIFQYFELRYNSRGIRLFVTVLSLLGMVNFLGNVVFVPAITLEVIAEISMEISIIALMGIVLLYTIIGGFTAVIWTDVFQAILMFGGFFAIVIKGTIEVGGVANTWSKITESGRFNLLNFDPDPTLRQSFWSLFIGSAIAGFRLQFSQATFQRIKASQSLAVAKRMFLTASVLFLVMGALAVVSGGIMFAYYDTIGCDPLLAKQVRNPNQLMAWWIRDIFHDTPCLPGLFLAALFSASLSTMSSLLSASSAMFLEDIVKPYAKPMSEKTSIRIARFSVFLFGGLGVLAAFVISGMKGPISQILDVTAACTKGSSTGIMIMGWLVPSSNALGAIIGGTVSFLFIGWIAVGKITSSGTRVNVKLDPASTENCRMFNESGLKSYFGQNLFNESSVISSYGQNVSDIVGNSIISTTQASTFISEPQGLDILYSLSYKWLLPVGILLVLIIGPITSRLQARQAVDPGLVVPVCDYLCRCFPEIVRRKFRCGMKYPGIDEITDGVKAEPNETLLTEDKSKHERGEED